Below is a window of Nicotiana tabacum cultivar K326 chromosome 19, ASM71507v2, whole genome shotgun sequence DNA.
aaaatacataaatacatgcaaaacataatgtatttatacaaaaatacaatatATTTGAGGGAATTTGTATATAATACAATGTAGTTATATCATTGTATATGACTAAatagcaaaaaagagaagaaagttcgATGGAGATGGCGTTTTTCGGACAAGCAAAATATTGTAAacattgtattaaaactaaaaatggagacgAACAAAAACCCCGGCCCTCAAATCTTCTTTGGCGTAAAAAATATTGCAGTATCCGTGTAGAGGAATCCATTGCAATATCCGGCGTAGAAGAAAGTCACAGTCTCTTTATTTCTAATATTGCAGAACAAATCCATTGCAAATATCTGGCGTAGAAACTAAGCAGTACAAATCCATTGCAATATCCTACGTAGAAACTAAGCGTGTATTTTGCTCgaagagagagaaggaagagagagagagaaagaggaaatTTTTTTatgggattttgagagagaatcgtgtgttaattgaaagaaagagaaaaaaacataaatagcgtatttcacACCTCAAttgtagtatataccataaatacctattttgctataaaatattaaaggtagctatagaaataatatttaaaaatagttttggtttataataaatagggtgtatacctttgctataggaggtaaaatttcatTTATGAAATTCTTGCAGTGATATAATTAGCtataatagcctgtttggccaaacttctaaaatttacttattttgaaaagcacttttctCAAAAGCgcttttttaaaaagtacttttggtgagaagtaatttgtgtttggctaattaatttgaaaaacacttttgagcaataattagtTCTTTTGAAAAGAACCTACTTTTTTCTACTTTTCCAAAACTGCTCAGCTTctactcaaaaacacttttttttttccttcaaaaagctTCCAAACACCTTGATTTTGgcaaaaaaacacttttgactAAAAAatgcacttttggccaaaaaataagCTTGGTCAAACATGCTATTAATCATTCATTCAACAATTGTAACTAACAACTTATCCGGTATATGCATTGATCAACAATAGGTAAAAACCGAACTCATACTAGTATTAGGGCCCAATTAAAGTTGGATTCGCGCCGAAAAGTCCCATTGGGGGTAAAGTACTCTCTAATAAAGACGACTTCGTATTCAGGATTCGAATTCGCGTGAGATCTTTgattaaaatattttcctttttatggTGGCAGATACAaaaacaacatacaaaatcttccATCAAGCCATCAGAGAACACAAATCTACCAGATGAAAACTGTTAGAAGCAGTAAAGCACTAGGTCAAATTGTCTGTTACAAAGAATAGCTACAATAGCAATATTCATGTCACATAGAACACTACATATCTGTCCAACAAGCTAGTAAGAATGTCCTTCTTCCTGTCCGAAATAGACTAATTACTACATCACCAATTGAATGGGCTTGGCAGTGGATCGATATGATCAAACATATCCATGGGGAAGTCATCGATGAAGCTATCTGGTGTAAGGGGGATGTCGATTTCTCTCTTCACAGAAATAATATCAGAGCTTCTCTCTGGTCCTGAACATGATGATGGTACAAAAGGGACTTGCACATTTCCTATTTCAGAAGCACTGAGCTGCCCGAAAAAATCTAAGAAGTCAGATTCCTCAAGTTTCATGGGTAATATTTGACTTTCCAGTGGGTGAAGAAAGTCAGTTTGCAGCGGAATCTGAGGAAAGGGAAGTGGAATCTGTGACCCGAAGCAGGCTCTCTTCTCATAAGGGTTGAACTCAGGTTGAAGCAGATCTGGCTCGAAAGGAAGTGAAGTTGAATTCAATAACTCTGGCAATTGGACCATGTTGATTGTGTTACAATTGTTCATATAGGATGATGGGCAATACTGGGATATGGACAAAGACCTTTCCTCTGCCAATGAGCTCAACTTTGGTCCCTGAAAATTCAATAAGAGAAAGAGATAATCCAATGTACAAGCtgaaaattacaaattatgagGATAACTATTCAGTGAAAAGGCATAAACATACAACCTTATTGGCTGGTTAAGAGTAAGACAACTACTACTAGAGCTCTTACATATCTTAACAATGTTTCTTTCTATCTGAGAAGTTTTGACTAAACTGTCACAGACTGACCATAAGTGAGGAAGCTGAGAGATACAAGGTCCATGAAGTTTTCAAATGCCCATTTTATCAAATCTTGAGAAAAATACCAGTCAAAAAGTTCTCAATGTCTCAGCTAAACCAATTATACAGAAGATTCATTTAAATAAGTCCGGTAAAATTTGACAACACTAGAGGATAAACCAGAGAGCAGTATAGCCTATATAGGGATGACAAGAATATTGAATTACCTCTACTGAGGGATGTTTTTGAAGAGCAGGAGCTTCCCTGTTGTTAGTCTTCTGGGGCTTACTAGGCTGTTGTACTGAGGTCCGCAAAATTCTAGCCAATTTCTTCTGCCGGCTACTCCAGAAATTCTTGACATCATTGTCAGTTCGTCCAGGCAAATATGTAGCAATTCTAGCCCATTTGTTCCCAAATTGTGCCTGAAGTTCAATCACAGTCCTCTCCTCCTCTGCTGAAAACTTCACTCCACTACtcattcaaaagaaaagaaaatgaataatTAACAAAAGAGGTATCATCACCTTCATTTCATCAAATACACTTCCAGTTTGACAGAAGCAGATGATAACACTAAGCATATAATCAAACATCTGATACGCATTGCAACATCATCAGCGCTATAGCAGCAAATCTCTCATTTTGAATTCTCCATCAAATTTCAACAATTTAACTATTTAAGCGAATTTACAGGAAGAAGAGAGTAAAAAGAAAACTGCATATCTTCACAAAGAAACATTGTAAAAAAAACAAACCCCGccatgaaaaataattaaacacAATTTCCACAAAATATCAGCAAATTGGTAAAttctatgaaaaataaaaaacagaaaaaacattTTTTTGGCAATTATATATAGTAAGATAAAAATAGCAGAACAAAGAACCCATAACCAAAAACCCTTTCTACAAGCAACGCATTAAGTAATTCCGACTATCTCCCAAACCCAACAATGGGAACCCCACGATGAAAATGCATTAGCATTGAAACTCCACAAACTCTCAGCAAAATTGCAACTTTAACAacaaaaaactaaaaaagaagagcaaaaacaaaaaaaaaaccttaaCCAAAAACACAATTTTGCAAGCAATGCAACAAGAAATTCCCACTATATCCCAACCCAACAAAGAAAATCCCACAATGAAAATACTTAACTTAAAACAGAAATTTCTCAACCCAACAAATGCTGAGTACAAAGAAGAGTGACGAGAATAGAAAGCAATACTGTAGAATGAAAAGAAGTAACTAACCTTTTCAAGTTGGGGCGAAGTTTATTGACCCAACGAAGACGACAAGATTTGCCAGTACGCTGTAAAAGGCCTTTGGATCGAATGGAGCTCCAATCTCTTGGCCCATATTTTTTCACATGCTTTCTCAACACCTCATCTTCTTCCGCTTTCCACGGCCCTTTCTTTATCATCGAATCACTCATTGAAATCTTACGTTATCAATTGTCAGACTACTTACAATTCAAagttttgatttatttttctttcaattctgGGTTTTTGTTTACTTATTAGTAATGTGTTTGTGGGTAGTGACAGTTAAGGCGGTTATAGGCACTATCTTCCCACCATTTACCCCTGTTCCCGTATTTTTCTGTCCAGTTCAAATGTGGGTTTCCAATTACTTTAATGCCCATCATTTCATTATTGCATGTGTACATAAATACTGCATGAGACCATGGGCTTTTTGGGAATTTCACACTTTATTGGATAGGTTACCTGAGTATAGTAGAAACCCTAAGTTGTTAGAAAATTATGACTCGAGAAAATCCTTTTTCTTGCATGGGTTTACTtgaaagaatataataataaattttaaaaaagggAAATGTTTTTTTCTTAAAAAGTTTAGTAACTTTTGTAGAACTTTAATTTGGAGGAAAGTTTCATGTGGAAAAAATTTAAACACTTTCTTCACATCTGCTTGCCAAATGCACAATCtctgaaaaataaaagatttttataaaactattttaGATAGTTGTACTTTTTTTTAGAGACTTATGAGTGTGAAGAAAACTCCATTTTTACATTGCTGTCAACCTCTTGAATTAGAACAAAACGTAAATTGAAAATGATAGTATGCCTCTCGAAGGGCTTATTGAGAGAAGGCGAGAAATGAAGTTTCTGGGGAAGTCAAGGATTGATCAAACCATCTTGCTTTCCTTATTTGAAGTTGCAATTGTCTGCGGGTGTAATTTTCTATGTCAAGTTGGGTCCTAATTATACCAAAATAGTACCATGCATTTTAAATTGGCAGAGCTTTCTACGTCAATTTGGGATTCTTATACAATACTATTCCACCTGAATAATAAATATTTACCAATCTATTTGGAGAATTAAAAGATGCATATTCTCCAATTGTATCATATCATATATCTCTTGAGGAGACTTATTTTGTTATGATAATGCCATCAGACTACTTTATGAGTTTTTGTTATATGTGTTGCAAGATGGTTTGGCTACTTGGAGTTTTGTTATAAGCTTGCATATTATTGTTGATGTTACTAAACGATTGGTTAAGGGTTTGTTTAGCGAGTTTCGCACTCACTAGGTGCCAGTCACGACTCTCTAACTTTAAGTTGtgaaaaatattacaaaaaaaaaaaaaaaaaaaaaattaaatgtgtAAAACAAACAATGAATGTGCAAGAAAAGTCTTTTGAGGATACAGCTTATAATAAACAGTGCTATAATTGCCATAAATATATATTCCTATATGTTTTTTTgggaaaataatttatataaatatgATCGCTAGTCAGTCATTTCATAGTAATTGGAACATAGATGTCGCTATACCCTCTCAACAACATACAAGGCATATGCTATTAGTGCAATCGCAACATAGAGCACCAATATTGCTATTTGCTGCACATTGCTGATCCTGGGCAACCTGAAATTCACAAAACAAACGTATTCCATGTATAAAGTTCATATACCTACCGTAAGCGAGCAAAATCTACGGATTTCTAAATCGGAAATATGCATTTGTAATCATGATTATAAAATAATTACTATAATTACTATAATTTTAAGAGAGAGATTTGAATATATTAATGTCGAGACAATCCCAAAAAGAGAAAAACCATATCTTGAAATTCCAACATTCAAAAATCAATTTAAGACAATCCAAACAAGAATGTGATTTTGAGTTGTTTAATGTTCTCTGAAGATGTATCTAGTCTTAAGTTATGCaaatttttagttttaaattaaaatattctCAATCGAcggggaaaaataagaagaaaaaaaaattaacactAGATATACCTATAACAGACACATGTGTTACGGCTGGTAGTAGATAGTTTTAGTGAAACTTGGTGatatggtgtcacgacccaaaatttcaccacAGGCGTCGAGAtaacacttagtctctaagactagataagccgatTACAACTACAATTTAAgccttaaaaaaaatatacaattataacaacctcccaagactggtaatacagagtcacgaactctaactgaatacatgcaatgatctcaaggatcgaatatacaatactgttcgaataagagttgatagTACAATataatggaaagactccaagggactgcgacgaccaagcagtcTTACCTTGAagccttgcgatcacactctaatctctgtccgaatctgatatctccaatacctagctctgcacaaaaatatgcagaagtgtaatatgagtacaccacagtcggtacccagtaagtatcaagactaacctcggtgaagtagtgacgaggtacaatcaagacactcactagtcaaataacctttGCATTATAgcatataaaaataatagaaaacaaatagcagtgatggcaacaataatcaacttgtgaaataaacagcaaggcaacaggaacaccataaatattgctcaaacgaataataaacacaagtacatccaattaatcaagtccttcaaaatatacatcttttatctataagtttttcaaataaaaatctttagaatgtaaTCCGTACAATTAAATATTtcccgaatatacttccttcaaataaatatcttacgaatataattctttcaaatacatatctttcaaatataattctttcaagtaaaagtcaccatgtgacacctcacttaactttcatagtgtgagaaatatattcaacatatcacatcgaATGGCACGGTAATACTTTcttgcacttgtctcattctcacccgatatatatatatatatatatatatatatatatatatatatatatatatatatatatatatataaaactttcctggtgtgagaaatatattcaacatatcataTCGAATGGCACGGTAATACTTTcttgcacttgtctcattctcacccgatatatatatatatatatatcaaatcaattggcacggcaacacccttcgtgcatttatctctttctcactgtgcatacatataacagtaccaactaggtgggagaaatgccaataacaataaaagaaataaagtgagaggcacacaggaagcaacaacgactacaagacacatagaaaacataggtacACAATATcagctcaagataaaggcatgaatgtatacacaacgaaaagttatcacaatataatgtatgtctcttgtcctcgcctgttcgtgccatgaacatatgataatataaaaataatggcatggcatcacccttcgtgcttttactctcttcctcacatgataatataaatgaaatggcacagcattatccttcgtgcatattaagaatggcacgacatcacccttcgtgctttacactctcaaatggtacgacatcacccttcgtgctttacactctcaaatggtagggcatcacccttcgtgctttacactctcacatggcacgacatcatccttcgtgctttatactctcccttaccaagcacatgtatatcattaacaagcaaggtatgaagcataaataacatcaaggagagtgtttaaacgataacacaatacaataattcataTCAGAATTTGCCCACCTGccacaaccaactccaaagatacaacaaaaatcaattaatttcaaagcaaatagcccaaggctccacacaacgtatgtaaaacctcaaaaataacaACAGatatggaaaagtaactcagcataggataacaccttctttaatccaaatttttgataaatatattaacgtctctttttaagcttatttaattaattattcacagataaaaaatccataatgaaattaattccaaaaaatatcaaatcaacaaacacatggaattcacataaaatccaagtggtaatcaccccaaattatcatataaaatacaaactcgacaaacaaggaacgaGATATGACAAATAAAAGATTTACTATGTTccaataatttttcaatttaatatatAAGGGTGTCTACAAATTTTAATCGGTATaaattgcacatataaaccaattacgtactcgtcacctcgcgtacatggttttcaatcacacaattcCAAATAAGACTCAATGTcgaaggggtaattcccccactcaaggttaggcaagatacttacctttttgaagttataccgatattccaaaatagccttctttcttgaattgactttcggatagctcaaatctatccaaattgattgtataacttcattaaaatttatcagAAATAATTCCGGAAAATAAAACGTCAACTTGGGTCCCgcctctcgaaacccgacaaattttttacgaaattcgaacacccattttgatacgagttcaaccatatcaaatttaccaaattcttataacgaatcgacctctaaatcttaaatttttgtttttgaaagattttgcaaaaattccattttcttccaattgattcactaataaaagatgaaaataatcatggaatcatgaaatataatgaaaACCGAGtaggaaacacttaccccaatccatttggtgaaaatcctctcaaaaatcgcccaaatctgagtTCCCTAGCTCCAAAAATGTTAAAATGATCAAAATAATGAAACTGCTCAATAAAAacccattttccgtcactaaaagttcaTTTTCCTCCACTAAAAGTCCATTTCTCGTCACTAAAAGTCCGCACCAGAACCTACTTGCACCAGCAATTTaatatttcactaaaaaggctctaactccatcatacaaactcgaaattcgacgattcttgttcctatgagtcacaaataataatacaaacctaatcgttcaatcaaaactcaatttgaAGATTATTTGCTCAATACGATATAAATTTTGCTCGTTAAACAtttaactcatatttcgcgctaaacacccaatcgcgacttgatgaaattagaccgaACATTCCAGATCATTCTTATAATTCATTATTAAACTCTCGGAAGTCTTGAAAttgaatttcgatctctagaaatAAAAATTGACCTTTgaatcattacatgcttatgctcaaaacaccaaactcttccaaacACTCTTCCCTGACAGCCTATAGTATATcaaccataaccttttgtacccAACTCCAACTACCAAATAGTTTGAATTTATGAAAAttagatacaaagggctacaactttttattttgtatcatcaccaaattccttatagattacgagatataagcttccaaagtcaaccATGTGCAGCAGAATTTTCTGCGATGCACACTGCCAGGCAAAACAACTACAGTACTAGGCTTCAGTTactcgatcataactttctgtacaaatatctaaaaaaaattaatggTTTACATTTCTAGAAACTATACTCAAAGCGccacaacttttatttttggatcatctccaaatttcttacagattacgagatataagcttccaaagtcagccatgtGCAACAGAAATTTCTACGATGTACACTACTGTAGCAAAAAACCAGcagttaaaaatggcctagaattGGTCCGAAATCactcagaaactcacccgagcccctcgggaccccgtctgaacatatcaacaagtctcaaaacatattatggACTAAggcgaggcctcaaatcatatcaaacaacaccgaaacagtgaatcgcacctcgaatcgaacttatgagtttatgaaaatttccaaattctatatcttgtgtcaaaatgtatcaaatcaatccgaaatgacttcaaattttgcatgcaagtcataaataacataatggagtTGTTCCTATTTTAGGACTATGTATCgcagcccacagagtctccatcgtactatttattttatcttgtcttatttacattccagacagatgttgtattattgttgtactccttagtaaatgctcgtgCACTTGTAGCATCGGGTTTTGAGGATATTCTAGTTGATGCTTACGGATTTTTATATAATTATCACCTTTTATATTATGCAATACTAATTATGTATGTACCCGTAAATTTTAAAGGTGTAAATTTCCTTacttaataataatttataatttcaaaagtaataaaatgaacaatttacgtgatagttcactgttggcttgcctaacggcgacgttgggcgccttCACGACGTATAGtgtgttttgggtcgtgacattaatatTTTGCTAGcaataaagaaattaaaaaattgcCTTCTTTTAGCTACCTCACATTGTTTGTATCTTCTACAATAAACTTTAAAATGGCACAAAGCACAAAAGGAATGAACTTGAAAATAACGTTTCTTAATAAAATTCTAGAAAGGCTTTTAAGTCTTCATAAGTTATGTGTTGTTGCTAAACGTAAAGAGAAAGCATGATAACTTGTGAATTATGAAAGCGGAACTATATTTAAGTTGAATATAAGATAAATGATAGAGGATTTCTACGAGGCAgagtttcttcctttattaagtcAGCTATATAGGATTAACATCCATTAAAGGAGCTTAAGCTTTTATTTATCAatcaaacataattttaaatatattgtTTATATGATTTATAAAAAGTTTTACCCATCAAGATGGGTTACACGCGCAAAATACGTATCCTAAGACTAGTACATAttaaaaaaatgcacaaaaaatttGAAACACCTAACAAGTaatcaaatatttaaaataatgtcATTTTTTAAAGAGGGAAAGACAAAAtaagtaaggaaaaaagag
It encodes the following:
- the LOC107816633 gene encoding transcription factor DUO1-like, which translates into the protein MSDSMIKKGPWKAEEDEVLRKHVKKYGPRDWSSIRSKGLLQRTGKSCRLRWVNKLRPNLKSGVKFSAEEERTVIELQAQFGNKWARIATYLPGRTDNDVKNFWSSRQKKLARILRTSVQQPSKPQKTNNREAPALQKHPSVEGPKLSSLAEERSLSISQYCPSSYMNNCNTINMVQLPELLNSTSLPFEPDLLQPEFNPYEKRACFGSQIPLPFPQIPLQTDFLHPLESQILPMKLEESDFLDFFGQLSASEIGNVQVPFVPSSCSGPERSSDIISVKREIDIPLTPDSFIDDFPMDMFDHIDPLPSPFNW